The following proteins are encoded in a genomic region of Polycladomyces zharkentensis:
- the thiC gene encoding phosphomethylpyrimidine synthase ThiC → MSETFTFPNSRKVYIQGSRPDIRVPMREITLSPTTGRNGEEIPNEPIRVYDTSGPYTDPNVETDIRKGLPPLRRPWILERGDVEEYEGREVKPVDDGYRSKDPLENEDLKRLKRRPLRAKKGKIVTQRHYARKGIITPEMEFIALRENVDPEFVRQEVAAGRAIIPANINHPESEPMIIGKNFHVKVNANIGNSAVTSSIEEEVEKMRWATHWGADTLMDLSTGKNIHTTREWIIRNCPVPVGTVPIYQALEKVNGKPEDLTWEVYRDTLIEQAEQGVDYFTIHAGVLLRYIPLTANRVTGIVSRGGSIMAAWCLAHHEENFLYTHFREICEILAAYDISVSLGDGLRPGSIADANDEAQFAELKTLGELTKIAWEYDVQVMIEGPGHVPMHKIKENVDLQQKICHEAPFYTLGPLTTDIAPGYDHITSAIGAAMIGWFGTAMLCYVTPKEHLGLPNKDDVKEGVIAYKIAAHAADLAKGHPGAQKRDDALSKARFEFRWMDQFNLSLDPERAMAFHDETLPAEPAKTAHFCSMCGPKFCSMRITQDIREYAREKGLDLETAAEEGMKEKAKEFRETGAEIYR, encoded by the coding sequence ATGTCGGAAACTTTTACGTTCCCCAACAGCAGAAAGGTGTACATCCAAGGTTCTCGCCCGGACATTCGCGTCCCCATGCGGGAAATCACACTTTCTCCCACGACGGGGCGGAACGGTGAAGAGATACCGAACGAACCGATTCGCGTCTATGACACGAGCGGTCCATACACTGACCCGAATGTGGAAACCGATATTCGCAAAGGGCTTCCTCCCTTGCGTCGTCCCTGGATTTTGGAGCGGGGCGACGTGGAGGAGTATGAAGGCCGGGAAGTGAAACCCGTGGACGACGGCTATCGCTCCAAAGACCCGCTGGAAAACGAGGATTTGAAACGATTGAAACGTCGTCCGCTCCGGGCAAAAAAAGGAAAAATCGTCACACAGCGGCATTATGCCAGGAAAGGCATCATCACCCCCGAGATGGAATTCATCGCGTTGCGGGAAAATGTGGACCCTGAGTTCGTCCGGCAGGAAGTGGCGGCAGGTCGGGCGATCATTCCCGCCAACATCAACCATCCCGAGTCCGAGCCGATGATCATCGGGAAAAATTTTCATGTGAAGGTGAATGCCAACATCGGGAATTCGGCCGTCACTTCTTCGATCGAAGAAGAAGTGGAAAAAATGCGGTGGGCCACCCATTGGGGCGCTGATACGCTGATGGATTTGTCCACCGGGAAAAACATCCATACCACCCGTGAATGGATCATCCGCAACTGCCCGGTCCCGGTCGGAACCGTGCCGATTTATCAAGCGCTGGAAAAGGTGAACGGCAAACCCGAAGATCTCACGTGGGAGGTCTATCGTGACACCCTGATCGAACAGGCGGAACAAGGGGTGGACTACTTCACCATTCACGCCGGGGTGCTGTTGCGTTATATCCCGCTGACCGCCAACCGCGTCACCGGGATCGTCTCCCGCGGAGGATCGATCATGGCGGCTTGGTGTCTCGCCCATCACGAAGAAAACTTCCTGTACACACATTTCCGTGAGATTTGCGAGATTCTGGCCGCGTACGACATCTCCGTCTCGCTCGGCGATGGTTTGCGCCCGGGATCGATCGCGGACGCCAACGATGAAGCGCAGTTCGCCGAACTGAAAACCCTGGGCGAACTCACCAAGATCGCTTGGGAATACGACGTGCAGGTGATGATCGAGGGCCCCGGCCATGTGCCGATGCACAAAATCAAGGAGAACGTCGACCTGCAGCAAAAAATCTGCCATGAGGCTCCGTTCTACACACTGGGGCCGCTGACCACCGATATCGCACCGGGATACGACCACATCACCTCGGCAATCGGCGCAGCGATGATCGGTTGGTTCGGCACGGCGATGTTGTGCTACGTCACGCCGAAAGAGCACTTGGGCCTGCCCAACAAAGACGACGTGAAAGAAGGCGTGATCGCCTACAAAATCGCCGCACACGCCGCCGATCTGGCCAAAGGGCATCCCGGCGCGCAGAAACGGGATGACGCCTTGTCCAAAGCGCGTTTCGAGTTCCGCTGGATGGACCAGTTCAACCTCTCGCTCGATCCGGAACGGGCCATGGCCTTCCACGACGAGACTCTCCCGGCGGAACCCGCCAAAACGGCGCACTTCTGCTCGATGTGCGGTCCCAAGTTCTGCAGTATGCGCATCACCCAAGACATCCGCGAATACGCGCGGGAAAAAGGGTTGGACTTGGAAACGGCTGCAGAAGAAGGTATGAAGGAAAAAGCGAAAGAGTTCCGCGAAACCGGTGCGGAAATCTATCGGTGA